CTGGCGGGAGCGGAGCAAGGCCGAGCGGGTCGAGCTGCAGAGCGTGATCACCTGGTACGTCACGACCTGGCTCTTCTCCGTCTCCTGGCTCGGGCTGCCCCTGGTGGGCGCGCTGGCACGGCGGCCCGCGCCACTGGCCGTCGGCTGCCTGCTGCTCCTCGTCGGCGCCCTGCAGTGCGTCGAGGCCAACCGGCGCACCCGGCCCGTGCTCGACCACTACCTGGGCCGGGCCGCCCTTGCGCCCCACGCGCTGCGCCCCGCCGCCGTGCTGCTCTCCCTGGCGCTGGCCCTGACGCTGGTGCTGGCGTCGCTGGACGGCGCCGACCCGGTGGCCGTCCGGCTCTTCGCCGGCGCCGCGCTGCTGCCCTTCGGGCTGCTGTACGGACTGGTGGCGCCCATCGGGGTGTTCGTGCGCCGGTCCGCCGTGCTCGCCGTCGTGCTGATGGCCGCCTTCGGCGCGTTCGACCACGAGCCCGCCGGGATTCTCATGATCGGGGTCATGACCGTCTTCGGCGCGCTCTTCTCGCTGCTCGCCTGCCGCTGCGGTGCCTGGACCCTGTCCGTGCTGTGGGAGGCCGAGCGGGCCCGCGAGGTCGAGGCCCGGCTCGCCGTCGCCGAGGAGCGGCTGCGGTTCGGGCGCGACCTGCACGACGTGGTGGGACGGAACCTGGCCGTCATTGCGCTCAAGAGCGAACTGGCCGTGCAGTTGGCGCGGCGCGGACGGCCCGAGGCGGTCGAGCAGATGATCGAGGTGCAGCGGATCGCCCAGGAGTCGCAGCGGGAGGTGCGGGAGGTCGTCCGGGGATACCGGAAGGCCGACCTGGGGATCGAACTCGCGGGCGCGCAAGGGGTGTTGAGTGCTGCCGGGATCGAGTGCGAGGTGCGCGGAGCGGCCGCCGAGCTGGCTCCCGAGGTGCAGTCCGCGCTCGGCTGGGTCGTGCGCGAGGCGACGACGAACGTGCTGCGGCACGGCGACACCAGACGGTGCGCGGTCGTCCTGACGGTGGAGGAAGGACGTGTGGTGCTGACCGTGGAGAACGACGGGGCCTCGGCTCCCGCGGGCGCGGGCGGCTCGGGGCTGGCGGGGCTGCGGGAGCGGCTGTCGGCGGTGGGCGGGACCCTGGAGGCCGGCCGGGTCGCAGGAGACCTGTTCCGGGTGGTGGCCGAAGTGCCCGTGCAGGTGAGCGAGGTCACGGCATGACCGGTCCCGTGCGGCTGCTGCTGGCCGACGACGAGCATCTGATCCGGGGTGCGCTGGTCGCGCTGCTCGGGCTGGAGGACGACCTCGTGGTCGTCGCCGAGGCGGCGAGCGGGCCGGAGGCGCTGGCGATGGCGAGGGCGCACGAACCGGACGTGGCCGTGCTGGACCTTCAGATGCCGGGCGCCGACGGTGTGAAGGTCGCCACATCCCTGCGGACCGAACTGCCCGGCTGCCGGGTGCTGATCGTGACCGGTCACGGGCGGCCCGGGCATCTCAAGCGGGCCCTCGCTGCGGGGGTGCGCGGGTTCGTCCCCAAGACGGTGAGCGCCCAGCGCCTCGCCGAGATCATCCGGACCGTGCACTCCGGACAGCGCTACGTCGACCCCGAGTTGGCCGCCGACGCCATCGCCGCCGGGGACTCCCCGCTGACCACGCGGGAGGCCGAGGTGCTGGAACTGGCCGCCGACGGGGCGCCCGTCGCGGAGATCGCCGAGCGAGCCGCGCTGTCGCAGGGGACCGTGCGGAACTATCTCTCGTCGGCGGTCTCGAAGCTCGGTGCGGAGAACCGGCACGCGGCCGTGCGACTCGCACGGGAGCGAGGTTGGGTATAGTTGGCGTCGCGCCACGGCGCACTGCGGACGTAGCTCAGTTGGTAGAGCGCAACCTTGCCAAGGTTGAGGTCGCGAGTTCGAGCCTCGTCGTCCGCTCCACTGCGAAGGCCCCGGTCGAGTCGACCGGGGCCTTCGTCATGGGGTCAGCTCCAGCTGGTGCCCGTCAGACGCTCGTAGGCCTCGATGTACTTCGCCCGCGTCGCGTCCACGACCTGCTGCGGCAGCGGCGGCGGAGGCTGCTCGCTCCTGCGGTCCCAGCCGGACTCCGGCGAGGTCAGCCAGTCCCGCACGAACTGCTTGTCGTACGACGGCTGCGCGCGCCCCGGCTGCCACTGGTCGGCCGGCCAGAACCGGGAGGAGTCCGGGGTGAGGATCTCGTCGGCGAGGACCAGGTTGTCGCCGTCGAAGCCGAACTCGAACTTGGTGTCCGCGAGGATGATGCCGCGGTCGCGGGCGATGTCCCGGCCGCGACCGTAGACGGCGAGGGTGGCCTGGCGCAGCTGGGCCGCGGTGTCGGCGCCGACGCGGCGGGCGACCTCCTCGTACGAGACGTTCTCGTCGTGCTCGCCGACCTCGGCCTTGGTGGCCGGGGTGAAGATCGGGGCGGGCAGCTCGCTGCCGTCGACCAGGCCCTCGGGGAGGGCGAGGCCGCAGACCGTGCGGGAGTCGTTGTACTCCAGCAGACCCGAGCCGGTCAGGTAGCCGCGGGCGACCGCCTCCACCGGGACCATCCGCAGCGACTTGCACACGAGCGTCCGGCCGGCCCAGTCGGCGGGGGCGCCGGCCGGCAGTTCGGTGCTCAGCACGTGGTTGGGGATCAGATCGGCGATCTGGTCGAACCACCACAGGGACAGCTGGGTCAGCACCCGGCCCTTGTCGGTGATTTCCGTCGGCAGCACCCAGTCGAAGGCGGAGATGCGGTCACTGGCGACCATCACGAGGTCACCGGCCTCGTTCTGGTAGAGCTCGCGCACCTTGCCGGTGTGGAGGTGAACCAGGCCCGGAACCTGAAGCGGCTCGGGCTTTTCTACGAATCCGGACACGGTTCCTCCCCGTAGTTCTGTCCTATGGCTCGATTCTCCCGTATGCCGGGGATCGCCCAGGGGGTGGGGTGTGCTCTGGAGGGGCGGTGACGTGGGCGTACGTGAGCTCAGTCACGTTTGCAGATGCGGTCCAGGAGATTGGCGGTGGCGCGCTGGACCCGCTGGTCGACGTGGCCCGGACGGTCCAGGGCGGGCGACCAGGCGAAGGTCCCGGACGCGAACACCAGGGCGCCGGAGGGGGCGCGGTAGAGCGAGGTCTCCTGGTGGCGCAGGACGCCCTCGGATTCGGTGTACGGGGAGTGCGCCAGCAGGATGCGGTCCTCGTGGTCGGGCAGCGGGGTGCGCGGGAAGTAGCGGTCGGCCTCGCCCGCGACCAGGCCCTGGATCGGGTCGCCCTCGTGCGCGCCGGTCGCCTCCCACAGCCAGTGGTCGGCGTTGCGGACGATCAGGGGATGGGGTTCGGGGACCCGGCCCGCGTACTGGATGCCGACCACCTGCTGCTCGGGGCGGTCGATCTCCCGCCACAGGACGGGTTTGCCGGGGCCCTTGCGTTTTCGGCAGGTCAGCAGGCGGTCGGGCACCCCGGACGGGGACGGCCCGAGCTCCACCTGCCAGTACATGGTGTTGGCGGACAGGAAGACCAGGGACGTGCCGTTCTCGCGGGCGATCTCGACGGTGCGGCGCATGTTCGCCGACCAGTACTCGTCGTGCCCGGGGAAGACCAGGCCCCGGTAGCGGGTGGGGTCGACATGGCCCGCATGCAGGTCGCGGGCGTCGGCATAGGCGAGGTCGTAGCCGTAGCGCTCGGCGAAGCGGATGAAGTCGTAGGCGTGGCCCACGTGAAGGGGGAGGCCGGCGCCGGCGTAGGGGCGGTCGAAGGAGACGGTCGTGGCCGCGTCGGACTCGCCGAGGAGACGGCCCTGCTCGTCCCAGGCGTGGTACAGGCTGGCGCCGGTGTGGCCGTCCTCCGGGTAGAGGTTGTACGCCTGCCAGGTCACGTCGGGCAGGAGGAGGAGCAGGTCGGCGGGGTGGTCGTCGCGGACCGTGAAGGGGATGTGGGAGCGGTAGCCGTCGAGGGTGGTCAGGACGGCCACGTACGCCCCGATGCTCCAGTGGCTCGGGATCTGCAGCCGCCACGACAGCCACCAGTGGTGGCAGGAGACTGTGCGGTCGGCGGTGAGCGGCGGGGGCTGCACTATGCCGGAGAGACGGGGGCTGGTGGTGATCTTGGCCGCGCCGTCGCCGCCGTAGTGGCCGATGCGGTAGATGTCCACGGCGAACTCCTGCGGCGGGTCGACCGTGATGTGGAAGTCGACGGCCTGGCCCGGGGCGACCGCGCCGGTGGAGATGAAGCCCTTGATCTGGCGGTGCACGTCGTCGGCGGAGCGTGGGCCGCCGGCGCTCCGGGGGCCCGGGACCCGATGGGTGCCGGGCGTCGGGGGGTGGGCCTGGCCGTCCACGTACCAGGGGACGACCTGCCCGGTGTCGTCGAAGTAGGTGACGTTTCCGCGCAGCCAGGGGACGGGGCCCTGGCCGAAGGGATCGGTGACGGCGTGTGCCAGCGCTCCGGACTCCCAGCGGCGGATCTGCTCCGATCGCTTCCGTTCCATGATCGCTCCCCTCCCTCGTGCCCCCGTGGTCGCGTGTCCTGTGCCGCAAGCCCTTGCCATGTGCCCGATCGGTCCCAGCACATCACATTACGCACGCAGGTGGTCACAGTTCGTTGCGAATTGGCCGAAAGTGGAACAGCCCGTTCCGGTACGGCGGGGAGGGCGGGGTCAGACGAGCCGCACGGGTTTCTCCGGGCGTATGCCGGACTCCCGCAGCCAGGCCCGCAGGGGGGCGGGGTCGCCGTCCTCCACGAGGCTGAGGACCCGGGGGGTGAGGTCGGCGGCCCGGTCGCCGTCGATGAGGAGGGTGGGGCCGTCCAGCCAGTCCAGG
The sequence above is drawn from the Streptomyces sp. SLBN-31 genome and encodes:
- a CDS encoding N,N-dimethylformamidase beta subunit family domain-containing protein, yielding MERKRSEQIRRWESGALAHAVTDPFGQGPVPWLRGNVTYFDDTGQVVPWYVDGQAHPPTPGTHRVPGPRSAGGPRSADDVHRQIKGFISTGAVAPGQAVDFHITVDPPQEFAVDIYRIGHYGGDGAAKITTSPRLSGIVQPPPLTADRTVSCHHWWLSWRLQIPSHWSIGAYVAVLTTLDGYRSHIPFTVRDDHPADLLLLLPDVTWQAYNLYPEDGHTGASLYHAWDEQGRLLGESDAATTVSFDRPYAGAGLPLHVGHAYDFIRFAERYGYDLAYADARDLHAGHVDPTRYRGLVFPGHDEYWSANMRRTVEIARENGTSLVFLSANTMYWQVELGPSPSGVPDRLLTCRKRKGPGKPVLWREIDRPEQQVVGIQYAGRVPEPHPLIVRNADHWLWEATGAHEGDPIQGLVAGEADRYFPRTPLPDHEDRILLAHSPYTESEGVLRHQETSLYRAPSGALVFASGTFAWSPALDRPGHVDQRVQRATANLLDRICKRD
- a CDS encoding phosphoribosylaminoimidazolesuccinocarboxamide synthase — its product is MSGFVEKPEPLQVPGLVHLHTGKVRELYQNEAGDLVMVASDRISAFDWVLPTEITDKGRVLTQLSLWWFDQIADLIPNHVLSTELPAGAPADWAGRTLVCKSLRMVPVEAVARGYLTGSGLLEYNDSRTVCGLALPEGLVDGSELPAPIFTPATKAEVGEHDENVSYEEVARRVGADTAAQLRQATLAVYGRGRDIARDRGIILADTKFEFGFDGDNLVLADEILTPDSSRFWPADQWQPGRAQPSYDKQFVRDWLTSPESGWDRRSEQPPPPLPQQVVDATRAKYIEAYERLTGTSWS
- a CDS encoding sensor histidine kinase produces the protein MTDGGAVLGRIRGWQRRHWRERSKAERVELQSVITWYVTTWLFSVSWLGLPLVGALARRPAPLAVGCLLLLVGALQCVEANRRTRPVLDHYLGRAALAPHALRPAAVLLSLALALTLVLASLDGADPVAVRLFAGAALLPFGLLYGLVAPIGVFVRRSAVLAVVLMAAFGAFDHEPAGILMIGVMTVFGALFSLLACRCGAWTLSVLWEAERAREVEARLAVAEERLRFGRDLHDVVGRNLAVIALKSELAVQLARRGRPEAVEQMIEVQRIAQESQREVREVVRGYRKADLGIELAGAQGVLSAAGIECEVRGAAAELAPEVQSALGWVVREATTNVLRHGDTRRCAVVLTVEEGRVVLTVENDGASAPAGAGGSGLAGLRERLSAVGGTLEAGRVAGDLFRVVAEVPVQVSEVTA
- a CDS encoding response regulator transcription factor, whose product is MTGPVRLLLADDEHLIRGALVALLGLEDDLVVVAEAASGPEALAMARAHEPDVAVLDLQMPGADGVKVATSLRTELPGCRVLIVTGHGRPGHLKRALAAGVRGFVPKTVSAQRLAEIIRTVHSGQRYVDPELAADAIAAGDSPLTTREAEVLELAADGAPVAEIAERAALSQGTVRNYLSSAVSKLGAENRHAAVRLARERGWV